A portion of the Halalkalicoccus tibetensis genome contains these proteins:
- a CDS encoding magnesium transporter, producing the protein MADTSADVQRTLATSTAPGDEFRALPWPRQREVFFQLPDSVRRSVVEDLTREQLQGFVRRLDPDEATDVLALADEDRQEEILRRLDDDRRERIEFLLEFDPESAAGLMHLDYVTVGSQRSFEEVTERVRRYEDRTDRFPTVFVMEGGRLLGELPGQALATTTGSEAITDYVHDTPTADFDDEQEEVIEVFRANPESSVAVLDREEGEDTVLGVIYAEDLLRVLEKEASRTLYEFTGVTEEESILDGPLSKVRNRYKWLIVNLGTAFLAAAVVGLFEDTIAAFTLLAVYMPVVAGMGGNAGTQSMAVTVRGLAFDQVSLSTGGRAVLNEIIAGAANGAITGLLVAAIATVFNQSPLLGLVLGTSMVLNLVIAGFFGTIIPLLLDRAGTDPATSATIFITTATDVLGFFIFLGLAQVILGI; encoded by the coding sequence ATGGCGGATACTTCGGCGGACGTTCAGCGGACCCTCGCCACCTCGACGGCCCCGGGCGACGAGTTCCGGGCGCTCCCCTGGCCACGCCAGCGGGAGGTGTTCTTCCAGCTCCCCGACTCCGTTCGACGGAGCGTCGTCGAGGACCTGACGCGCGAGCAGCTCCAGGGCTTCGTCCGACGGCTCGACCCGGACGAGGCGACCGACGTCCTCGCGCTCGCCGACGAGGACCGCCAGGAGGAGATCCTCCGCCGGCTCGACGACGACCGCCGGGAGCGCATCGAGTTCCTCCTCGAGTTCGACCCCGAGAGCGCCGCGGGGCTCATGCATCTCGACTACGTCACGGTCGGGAGCCAGCGAAGCTTCGAGGAGGTGACCGAGCGCGTGCGTCGGTACGAGGACCGAACGGACCGGTTCCCCACGGTCTTCGTCATGGAGGGGGGACGGCTCCTGGGCGAGCTACCCGGACAGGCGTTGGCGACGACGACCGGTTCCGAAGCGATCACCGACTACGTCCACGACACGCCGACCGCCGACTTCGACGACGAGCAGGAGGAGGTCATCGAGGTGTTCCGGGCGAACCCCGAGAGCTCGGTCGCGGTCCTCGATCGCGAGGAGGGAGAGGATACGGTTCTGGGAGTCATCTACGCGGAGGACCTCCTCCGGGTCCTCGAGAAGGAGGCGAGCAGGACCCTCTACGAGTTCACGGGCGTCACCGAGGAGGAGAGCATCCTCGACGGCCCCCTCTCGAAGGTCCGGAACCGGTATAAGTGGCTGATCGTCAACCTCGGGACGGCGTTTCTGGCGGCGGCCGTCGTCGGGCTGTTCGAGGACACCATCGCCGCGTTCACGCTGCTCGCCGTCTACATGCCGGTCGTCGCCGGGATGGGCGGGAACGCGGGAACGCAATCGATGGCGGTGACGGTCCGCGGGCTCGCGTTCGATCAGGTCTCGCTGTCGACCGGCGGGCGCGCCGTCCTCAACGAGATCATCGCCGGGGCCGCCAACGGGGCGATCACCGGGCTGTTGGTCGCGGCGATCGCGACGGTGTTCAACCAGAGCCCGCTGTTGGGTCTCGTTCTCGGCACTTCGATGGTGCTGAACCTCGTCATCGCCGGGTTCTTCGGAACGATCATCCCACTGCTCCTCGACCGGGCCGGGACCGATCCGGCGACCTCGGCGACGATCTTCATCACGACCGCGACGGACGTGCTCGGGTTCTTCATCTTCCTGGGGCTGGCACAGGTGATCCTCG